In Dysgonomonadaceae bacterium zrk40, one genomic interval encodes:
- a CDS encoding PspC domain-containing protein translates to MKKVININFQGQVIAIEETAYEMLKQYIERLTQFFAREEGGDEIVNDIECRIAELFGNRLKHGINCITDEDVASIISSIGQPEDFDSDYEEAASQPGAESSDNREQHSAAASNEEVRRSLYRNSGDRILGGVCSGLAHYFKTDPVWLRMIFVLFFGFLFWVYIVLWIVLKPKELETNVSKRLYRNPNDRFLGGVCGGIAAYFKIDSWIPRLIFLLPLLFNLIGMISFFPLNFLFDDVDFSWNINMSMVVVYIVFWIIIPEAKSVKQKLEMMGEEEYIRSIRERVSSNVASNRSRGDVGEMPPAAPVYMAAGSDDSVEKVSKDELPPQQPSDAGKPADHLASANRVHVATSSERSGCLNGFILLLKIIFFSFVGILALVTVGAFVAFLFAGAQMMPLKSLFIDPGQETTLLYTSLILLIGVPVVSILVWIVRRVMKAKSRPMIGLISSILWIGGLVTAGILAAQVADKFREESTLERSVELIPVEGKSLYVDMKPYQDDYSEFSIGWGMDSDIDHLPYTNVNEDSLLFRDIHLHIRNSNDSLFHVRTIAASSCRELRGAKADLEEFRFEITQQDSLLYLPEFLMVPSTQGFRKQSITVEISVPAGKTVEVSDVLNNYRNQEPPSVVRRRIRNYTRTFMTAEPPHLEDEESEAGSDVV, encoded by the coding sequence ATGAAGAAAGTAATCAACATCAATTTTCAGGGGCAGGTGATCGCGATTGAGGAGACCGCCTATGAAATGCTGAAACAGTACATCGAGCGTCTGACCCAATTCTTTGCGCGTGAGGAGGGGGGAGATGAGATTGTGAATGACATTGAGTGCCGCATTGCCGAGCTCTTCGGCAATCGTTTGAAGCATGGAATCAACTGTATTACCGATGAGGATGTGGCTTCAATCATCTCCAGCATCGGGCAGCCGGAAGATTTTGACAGCGATTATGAAGAGGCTGCATCACAACCGGGAGCAGAATCCTCTGATAACCGGGAGCAGCACTCTGCAGCCGCTTCTAACGAAGAGGTGCGTCGTTCGCTCTATCGCAATTCAGGTGATCGCATTCTCGGAGGTGTCTGCAGTGGTCTGGCACACTATTTCAAGACCGACCCGGTTTGGCTCCGGATGATCTTTGTGCTTTTCTTCGGATTCCTTTTCTGGGTCTACATCGTGCTTTGGATCGTATTGAAACCGAAAGAGCTGGAAACAAATGTATCAAAAAGGCTTTACCGCAATCCGAATGATCGTTTTCTGGGGGGTGTCTGCGGCGGTATTGCCGCCTATTTCAAGATCGACAGCTGGATCCCCCGTCTGATCTTCCTGCTGCCGTTGCTGTTCAACCTGATCGGGATGATCTCCTTCTTCCCGCTCAACTTCCTTTTCGACGACGTTGACTTCAGCTGGAACATCAACATGAGTATGGTGGTGGTTTACATTGTCTTCTGGATCATCATTCCCGAGGCGAAGAGCGTGAAGCAGAAGCTTGAGATGATGGGTGAAGAGGAGTATATCCGTTCCATCCGTGAAAGGGTGAGTAGCAACGTGGCCAGTAACAGGAGCCGCGGCGACGTGGGAGAGATGCCGCCTGCAGCTCCCGTTTACATGGCTGCTGGGAGCGATGATTCAGTTGAAAAAGTCTCCAAAGATGAGCTGCCTCCGCAGCAGCCTTCAGATGCAGGGAAGCCTGCTGATCATTTGGCCTCCGCTAACAGGGTACACGTTGCCACTTCGTCGGAGCGCTCCGGTTGTTTGAATGGGTTTATTCTGCTGTTGAAGATTATTTTCTTCTCTTTCGTGGGTATCCTGGCACTGGTGACAGTGGGTGCTTTTGTGGCCTTTCTCTTTGCCGGGGCACAGATGATGCCACTGAAATCCTTGTTCATTGATCCGGGGCAGGAGACCACTCTCTTGTACACCTCGCTCATCCTGTTAATTGGTGTTCCGGTTGTGTCAATCCTGGTGTGGATTGTGCGGAGGGTGATGAAGGCCAAATCACGTCCGATGATTGGTCTCATCTCTTCGATCCTCTGGATCGGTGGTCTGGTGACAGCCGGTATCCTGGCAGCTCAGGTGGCTGACAAGTTCCGCGAGGAGAGTACCCTGGAAAGGAGTGTTGAATTGATACCCGTAGAAGGGAAAAGCCTCTATGTGGATATGAAACCCTATCAAGATGATTATTCAGAGTTCAGTATCGGTTGGGGAATGGATTCTGATATCGACCATCTCCCCTATACAAACGTCAACGAGGATTCATTACTCTTCCGCGACATTCATCTGCACATCCGCAACAGCAATGACTCTTTATTTCACGTACGGACAATTGCTGCAAGCAGCTGTCGCGAGCTGCGCGGAGCGAAGGCAGATCTGGAAGAGTTCCGTTTTGAGATTACGCAGCAAGACTCGCTGCTCTACCTGCCGGAGTTTCTGATGGTGCCGTCAACGCAGGGTTTTCGCAAACAAAGCATCACGGTGGAGATCTCGGTGCCGGCGGGCAAGACGGTAGAGGTGAGCGACGTGCTGAACAACTACAGGAACCAGGAACCTCCTTCTGTGGTGCGCAGACGCATCAGGAACTATACACGTACCTTCATGACCGCAGAGCCTCCTCACCTTGAAGATGAGGAATCGGAAGCCGGGAGTGATGTTGTTTGA
- a CDS encoding PadR family transcriptional regulator yields MNIENTQSQMRKGVLEYCILSIVKRGEAYPGDIIDEMKNAGLQLLEGTLYPLLNRLKNAEILTYRWVESTSGPPRKYFQLTEKGEAFQALLATTWNELATGVELVTRKPKEESELNNNTI; encoded by the coding sequence ATGAATATAGAGAATACACAGAGTCAGATGCGGAAAGGAGTGCTTGAATACTGCATCCTATCCATTGTCAAACGAGGGGAGGCCTATCCGGGCGATATCATCGATGAGATGAAAAATGCAGGACTGCAGTTGTTGGAGGGTACCCTTTACCCGCTGTTGAATCGTTTGAAGAACGCAGAGATCCTTACCTACCGGTGGGTGGAAAGCACTTCGGGGCCACCCCGGAAATATTTTCAGCTCACCGAGAAAGGAGAGGCGTTTCAGGCATTGCTGGCCACCACCTGGAATGAACTGGCTACAGGGGTAGAACTGGTAACCCGTAAACCGAAGGAAGAGTCAGAATTGAACAACAACACCATATGA
- the coaBC gene encoding bifunctional phosphopantothenoylcysteine decarboxylase/phosphopantothenate--cysteine ligase CoaBC: MSLQGKHIVLGISGSIAAYKSAILTRLLIRKGAEVQIVITPAGKQFITPVTLSALSGRPVISEFFASGDGTWHSHVELGLWADLMVVAPATAATLGKMAHGIADNMLITTYLSMKAPVFVAPAMDLDMFRHVTTQRNLEILQQDGVRIIDPAEGELASHLEGKGRMEEPEKIVAILEQAFAKKELAGKKILITAGPTYERIDPVRFIGNFSSGKMGFALAEECAGRGAEVLLITGPTALSLSHPVVRRIDVESAEEMHDAALKAFPEMDAAILSAAVADYRPAQRAERKIKRKEGEGLTLNLTPNPDIAAALGRIKREEQLLVGFALETDNEETNALVKMEKKQFDHIVVNSLRDEGAGFGHDTNKITILSRSGGKRAFELKTKKATAKDIIDTLFAAT, encoded by the coding sequence ATGTCGTTACAGGGAAAACATATTGTATTGGGAATCAGCGGCAGCATTGCTGCCTACAAATCGGCCATCCTCACCCGACTGCTGATCAGAAAGGGTGCTGAAGTACAGATCGTAATCACACCGGCCGGCAAACAGTTCATCACGCCGGTGACGCTCTCTGCCCTCTCCGGCAGACCGGTGATCAGTGAATTCTTCGCCTCCGGTGACGGGACCTGGCACAGCCATGTGGAGCTGGGGTTATGGGCCGACCTGATGGTGGTGGCACCCGCCACCGCTGCCACCCTGGGCAAGATGGCCCACGGCATTGCCGACAACATGCTGATCACAACCTACCTCTCCATGAAGGCGCCGGTATTCGTGGCGCCCGCGATGGACCTTGATATGTTTCGTCATGTCACCACGCAGCGTAACCTGGAGATCCTGCAGCAGGATGGCGTCAGGATCATCGACCCGGCTGAAGGTGAGCTGGCCAGTCACCTCGAAGGAAAAGGACGTATGGAGGAACCCGAAAAGATTGTCGCCATCCTGGAGCAAGCCTTCGCAAAAAAGGAGCTCGCAGGCAAAAAGATACTGATCACTGCCGGTCCCACCTATGAGCGGATCGATCCTGTACGCTTCATCGGCAACTTTTCCTCGGGAAAGATGGGTTTTGCCCTGGCAGAAGAGTGTGCTGGGCGCGGTGCGGAGGTGTTGCTGATTACCGGCCCCACCGCATTGTCACTCTCCCACCCCGTTGTCCGCAGAATCGACGTGGAGTCGGCAGAGGAGATGCATGACGCAGCCCTGAAGGCTTTTCCGGAAATGGATGCCGCCATCCTCTCGGCAGCAGTTGCCGACTATCGCCCGGCGCAGAGGGCTGAACGCAAGATCAAGCGGAAAGAGGGTGAAGGGCTCACACTGAACCTCACCCCCAACCCCGACATCGCGGCAGCACTGGGACGCATCAAAAGGGAAGAACAGCTGCTGGTTGGCTTTGCCCTGGAGACAGACAACGAAGAGACCAATGCCCTCGTGAAGATGGAGAAGAAGCAATTCGACCATATTGTGGTCAACTCCCTGCGCGACGAGGGGGCCGGCTTCGGACATGACACCAACAAGATAACGATCCTCTCCCGCAGTGGCGGTAAAAGGGCGTTCGAGTTAAAAACTAAAAAGGCAACGGCGAAGGATATCATTGATACCCTCTTTGCTGCTACATAG
- a CDS encoding M23 family metallopeptidase — MRFFYTYGFPLFLLFAFTSTVLSQTYRNPLTIPPALSGNFGELRSNHFHSGIDFKTQQAVNKPVVAIEDGYVSRISVSPGGYGLALYIDHPTTGHTSVYGHLNSFSDKIAQYVEEKQYELERFQVNLHPEEGLLPVKRGEQIALSGNTGSSGGPHLHFEIRDRMSEEPLDVLEYIARIPDTRKPDMRGIALYPVEGRGMVNGSSNPLRITLAKDKAGNPLPPGSNLTAWGRIGIGLKAYDRMNGQSNIYGVKHVRLYLDDEQIFSSTIRRFSFDQTRMLNAFIDYADWRERRSLYMKSFLEPGNKLPFFQTKNRGFVEINEQREYRIRYELEDHYGNSLSYRFTVRGVPGEIPQPLPCGHFMSSQFENSYRDPDLTLTIPNGNLYQDLCFTHHVVKSSSHYSDIHRIHDTPVPLHRSASLRIRLKSDTLKQKGNYGIVSLAKNGKESWLGGDYAHGGITASIRELGGRYAVAADSVAPLITPLQRENWKSRRTIRIRLSDDKSGIASFRGEINGRFVLFTHDSKSSLYTYRFNEKRVPDEDPLELTFTATDGAGNSSEYKSTL; from the coding sequence ATGAGATTTTTTTATACATACGGATTCCCTCTTTTTCTATTGTTCGCTTTCACCTCAACGGTACTCTCCCAGACATACAGAAACCCGCTTACCATCCCGCCGGCGCTCAGCGGCAACTTCGGCGAACTGAGGAGCAACCATTTCCACTCCGGCATCGACTTCAAGACACAGCAAGCGGTCAACAAGCCGGTCGTCGCCATTGAGGATGGATATGTCTCCCGCATCAGCGTCTCACCGGGCGGCTATGGGCTGGCTCTCTACATCGATCATCCCACCACGGGTCACACCAGCGTTTACGGCCATCTAAACAGCTTTTCCGATAAGATTGCACAATATGTGGAAGAGAAACAGTATGAACTGGAACGTTTTCAGGTGAACCTCCACCCCGAAGAGGGGCTCCTGCCGGTGAAGCGGGGTGAACAGATTGCCCTCAGTGGCAACACTGGCAGTTCGGGAGGTCCTCACCTTCACTTTGAGATTCGCGACCGGATGAGTGAGGAACCGCTGGACGTACTGGAATATATTGCCCGCATACCCGATACACGAAAGCCGGACATGCGGGGCATCGCCCTTTACCCGGTTGAAGGCAGAGGGATGGTCAACGGCAGCAGCAACCCACTGCGGATCACCCTTGCCAAAGACAAGGCCGGCAATCCACTGCCTCCGGGCAGTAACCTTACTGCCTGGGGCCGCATTGGCATTGGACTGAAAGCCTACGACCGGATGAACGGCCAGTCCAATATCTACGGTGTGAAACATGTCCGTCTCTACCTGGATGATGAGCAGATTTTCAGCAGCACCATCCGTCGTTTCTCGTTCGACCAGACCCGTATGCTCAACGCCTTCATCGATTACGCCGACTGGCGCGAACGGCGTTCACTCTACATGAAATCGTTCCTCGAACCGGGCAACAAACTCCCCTTCTTTCAGACCAAAAACAGGGGTTTTGTGGAGATCAACGAGCAGAGGGAATACCGCATCCGGTATGAGCTGGAGGACCACTACGGCAACAGTCTCTCCTATCGCTTCACGGTGAGGGGCGTTCCGGGTGAAATACCACAACCCCTACCCTGCGGTCATTTCATGTCCAGTCAGTTTGAAAACAGCTACAGGGACCCTGATCTAACGCTTACCATCCCTAACGGCAATCTCTACCAGGACCTCTGCTTTACGCATCATGTCGTGAAAAGCAGCAGCCACTATTCCGATATCCACCGGATTCATGACACCCCGGTCCCCCTCCACCGGAGTGCGAGTCTGCGCATCCGTCTGAAGAGCGATACCTTAAAACAGAAAGGCAATTACGGGATCGTAAGCCTTGCCAAGAATGGGAAAGAGAGCTGGCTGGGGGGAGATTATGCTCATGGCGGCATCACCGCTTCCATTCGGGAGCTGGGAGGACGCTACGCTGTGGCGGCAGACAGTGTGGCACCGCTGATCACACCACTGCAGCGGGAGAACTGGAAAAGCCGGCGTACCATCCGCATCCGTCTCAGCGACGACAAAAGTGGAATCGCCTCCTTCCGTGGGGAAATCAACGGTCGTTTTGTGCTCTTCACCCACGACAGCAAATCGAGCCTCTACACCTATCGGTTCAATGAGAAAAGGGTTCCTGACGAAGACCCCCTGGAGCTGACCTTTACCGCCACCGACGGCGCAGGCAACAGCAGCGAATACAAATCAACCTTGTAA
- the pncB gene encoding nicotinate phosphoribosyltransferase: MAIIRSILDTDLYKFTTSYAYSKLFPRACGEFEFVDRSGGDYPEGFDRLLRQELDQMAQLSLTREEELFVRKQMPYLPPTYIDFLKGFRFDPSEVEITMEQRKLRIKASGLLYRVTLWETPILATISELWFRERGEYPDLPYMQQAAIEKALRMKEHGIVFSLFGMRRRFSFDVEDRVTGILKQHAGESLFGTSNVYLAYKHGLNVSGTHPHEWVQFHGSIYGYKMANYMSMEDWINVYDGDLGTVLTDTYTTDVFLRNFSKKHAALFTSLRHDSGDPYLFVDKVIRRYEELRVNPKLKYLVFSDSLNVEKAIQIKEYCGDRIGATFGIGTNLTNDVGNNIKGMNIVMKLFRCRMTDKEEWQDCVKLSDVEGKHTGSEREIRLVQETLGL; encoded by the coding sequence ATGGCAATCATCAGGAGCATACTCGATACCGACCTCTATAAGTTTACCACCAGCTACGCCTACTCGAAACTCTTTCCCCGTGCCTGCGGTGAGTTTGAGTTCGTTGACCGGAGTGGGGGCGACTACCCGGAGGGATTTGACCGGCTGCTGCGACAGGAGCTGGATCAGATGGCACAGCTCTCGCTCACCCGTGAGGAGGAGCTGTTCGTAAGGAAGCAGATGCCCTATCTGCCGCCCACCTACATCGATTTCCTGAAAGGGTTTCGCTTCGACCCCTCGGAGGTGGAGATCACCATGGAGCAGCGCAAGCTGCGCATCAAAGCCAGTGGGCTGCTCTACCGGGTGACGCTCTGGGAGACCCCCATCCTGGCCACCATCTCCGAGCTGTGGTTCCGGGAGAGGGGAGAGTATCCCGACCTTCCCTATATGCAACAGGCTGCCATTGAGAAGGCGCTGCGGATGAAGGAGCATGGCATTGTATTCTCCCTCTTCGGTATGCGACGCCGCTTCAGTTTCGACGTGGAGGACCGGGTCACCGGGATCCTGAAACAGCATGCCGGCGAGAGTCTCTTCGGCACCAGCAATGTTTACCTGGCCTACAAGCATGGTCTCAACGTCTCCGGCACCCATCCGCATGAGTGGGTGCAGTTTCACGGATCCATCTACGGCTACAAGATGGCCAACTACATGTCTATGGAGGACTGGATCAACGTCTACGACGGAGACCTGGGAACTGTGCTCACCGATACCTACACCACCGATGTGTTTCTGAGAAACTTCAGCAAGAAGCATGCGGCCCTCTTCACCAGCCTGCGGCACGACAGCGGCGATCCCTACCTCTTTGTGGACAAGGTGATCAGACGATACGAGGAGTTGCGGGTGAACCCCAAGCTCAAATACCTGGTCTTCTCCGACAGCCTGAACGTGGAGAAAGCGATTCAGATCAAGGAGTACTGTGGTGACCGGATCGGTGCCACCTTCGGCATCGGCACCAACCTGACCAACGATGTGGGCAACAACATCAAGGGGATGAACATCGTGATGAAGCTGTTCCGCTGCCGGATGACCGACAAGGAGGAGTGGCAGGATTGCGTGAAGCTATCTGACGTGGAGGGGAAGCACACCGGCAGTGAGCGGGAGATCCGCCTGGTGCAGGAGACGCTGGGACTCTGA
- a CDS encoding efflux RND transporter permease subunit has product MKPYETAVKNPVGTALIFIGVVLIGMMFYRQLPIDLYPNIDLNIVSVMTSYSGAGAEDVEANVTRPLEDVLNSTEKLKEITSQSKDGMSMIMLEFEFGTDMDEVMNDVRDKVDMIAGFLPDGTEDPMILKFSSDMIPVVVLSATAEESAGALYKILDEQVANPLNRIPGIGTVSVSGAPEREVQVNVTPQKLEAYNLSLEQIAQVIATENVNVPAGNFDIGSQTYMLRLEGQFKNSRELNNIIVGSSQGKPIYLRDVATVSDTLESRVQENYTNGTRSASIVVQKQSGANTVSIANAVKEQLPELEKTLPPDIKLVTVMDSSEYVKVSINSLLETILLALLIVGVIVLFFLGRWRATIIVMVTIPISLIGSFIYLYLTGNTINIISLSALSITIGMVVDDAIVVLENITSHIERGSRPRQAAVYGTEEVSLSVIASTLTIIAVFLPMTMVGGFAGVMFKQLGWMVTIIIALSLIIALTLTPMMSAKMMRGNKDVKMNGFDRWYSKRVLPLLNRLDHRYSRLVGRVVRRRRLTLFTVLIVFAVSVVISAVTLKTEFMPASDNNDIGLTVEMPTGTRMEVARETGHRIAQMMETKYPEIEIISFSVGSASEDNAWAAMQDNASNIMTYTIRLTESKHREKSIYEVSDEMRQDLAAMPEVRRFQVMPGGGDMGMTGGSNVALEIYGYDLTVTDKVAAELQEKMEKVDGLRDITVSRKDYRMEYQIQFDRDKLSLNGLNMSTAANAIRNRINGLTMSQYREEGEEYNIRVRYEEQYRESIEDIENIMIYNPMGAGVRVRDLGTVVETSTLPQVDRQDRQRIVTVTGSIYGRALSEVVEDVTSLLAGYEVPAGVQIEIGGSMEEQQESFGQLGLLLMIVSLLVYIVLASQFESLTYPFMIILTVPFAFTGSILLLAVTGEPLGIMGFVGLIMLVGMVVKNAIVLIDYINLNRERGMSIITAVVHGGRSRLRPVLMTTLTTILGMVPLAIGTGQGSEMWKSLGISIIGGMTFSTIITLVLIPALYSMMAGYGVRRKRRKHREVLVNNEVNV; this is encoded by the coding sequence ATGAAACCATATGAAACCGCGGTGAAAAATCCCGTGGGAACAGCATTGATCTTTATCGGTGTCGTATTGATCGGGATGATGTTTTACCGGCAGTTGCCGATCGACCTCTATCCCAACATCGATCTGAACATCGTCTCTGTGATGACCTCCTACTCGGGTGCGGGTGCCGAGGATGTGGAAGCAAACGTCACCCGCCCGCTGGAGGATGTGCTCAACTCGACTGAGAAGTTGAAGGAGATCACCTCACAGTCGAAGGACGGCATGTCGATGATCATGCTGGAGTTTGAATTTGGTACCGACATGGACGAGGTGATGAACGACGTCCGTGACAAGGTGGATATGATCGCCGGCTTCCTGCCTGATGGGACCGAGGATCCGATGATCCTCAAGTTCAGTTCCGACATGATTCCTGTAGTGGTGCTTTCGGCCACTGCCGAGGAGAGTGCCGGCGCACTCTACAAGATCCTTGACGAACAGGTGGCTAACCCACTGAACCGCATCCCGGGAATCGGTACCGTCTCCGTGTCTGGGGCACCCGAACGGGAAGTGCAGGTGAACGTAACGCCGCAGAAGTTGGAGGCTTACAACCTGTCACTCGAGCAGATTGCCCAGGTGATCGCCACCGAGAACGTGAACGTGCCGGCCGGTAACTTCGACATCGGTTCGCAGACATACATGCTGCGCCTGGAAGGGCAGTTCAAAAACAGCCGTGAGTTGAACAACATCATCGTGGGCAGCAGCCAGGGCAAACCCATCTACCTGCGCGATGTGGCTACCGTGAGCGACACCCTCGAGTCGCGCGTGCAGGAGAACTACACCAATGGTACACGCAGTGCTTCCATCGTGGTGCAGAAACAGTCGGGAGCCAACACCGTGTCAATCGCCAATGCCGTGAAGGAGCAGTTGCCCGAACTGGAGAAGACCCTCCCGCCCGACATCAAGCTGGTGACGGTGATGGACTCCTCCGAGTATGTGAAGGTCTCCATCAACAGTTTGCTGGAAACCATTTTGCTGGCACTTCTCATAGTGGGTGTGATCGTGCTCTTCTTCCTGGGAAGGTGGCGTGCCACCATCATCGTGATGGTGACCATCCCTATCTCGCTGATCGGCTCTTTCATCTACCTCTACCTGACGGGTAACACCATCAACATCATCTCGCTCTCGGCACTCTCCATCACCATCGGTATGGTGGTGGACGATGCCATCGTAGTGCTGGAGAACATCACCAGTCATATTGAGCGGGGGAGTCGCCCCCGACAGGCAGCTGTCTATGGTACCGAGGAGGTCTCCCTCTCGGTAATCGCCTCTACACTCACCATCATCGCGGTGTTCCTGCCGATGACCATGGTGGGCGGCTTTGCAGGTGTGATGTTCAAGCAGCTGGGATGGATGGTGACCATCATCATCGCCCTCTCGCTGATCATTGCACTGACGCTCACCCCCATGATGAGTGCCAAGATGATGCGGGGCAACAAGGATGTCAAGATGAATGGCTTCGATCGCTGGTACAGCAAGCGGGTGCTGCCGCTGCTCAACCGGCTGGATCATCGTTATTCACGCCTTGTAGGCAGGGTGGTGCGACGTCGCAGGCTCACCCTCTTCACCGTACTGATTGTTTTTGCGGTAAGTGTGGTGATCAGCGCCGTGACGCTGAAGACCGAGTTCATGCCCGCTTCGGATAACAATGACATCGGCCTTACGGTGGAGATGCCCACCGGCACGCGCATGGAGGTGGCCCGCGAGACGGGACACCGCATCGCTCAGATGATGGAGACCAAGTATCCGGAGATAGAAATCATCTCCTTCAGCGTGGGATCGGCCAGCGAGGACAACGCCTGGGCAGCCATGCAGGACAACGCCTCCAACATCATGACCTACACCATCCGTTTGACCGAGTCGAAGCACCGCGAGAAGAGCATCTATGAAGTCTCTGATGAGATGCGGCAAGACCTGGCGGCGATGCCGGAGGTGAGACGGTTTCAGGTGATGCCCGGTGGGGGCGACATGGGTATGACCGGCGGCAGCAACGTGGCGCTTGAAATCTATGGCTACGACCTGACGGTGACCGACAAGGTAGCGGCAGAGTTGCAGGAAAAAATGGAAAAGGTGGATGGCCTCAGGGACATCACCGTCTCCCGAAAAGATTACCGCATGGAGTACCAGATTCAGTTCGACCGTGATAAGCTCTCGCTGAACGGACTGAACATGAGCACAGCTGCCAATGCCATCCGCAACAGGATCAACGGCCTCACCATGTCGCAATACCGCGAGGAGGGTGAGGAGTACAACATCAGGGTACGCTACGAGGAGCAATACCGCGAGTCGATCGAGGATATCGAGAACATCATGATCTATAACCCGATGGGTGCCGGTGTGCGTGTCAGGGACCTGGGAACGGTGGTAGAGACATCGACCCTGCCACAGGTGGATCGTCAGGACCGCCAGCGTATTGTAACCGTCACGGGTAGCATTTATGGCCGCGCACTGAGCGAGGTGGTGGAGGATGTGACCAGCCTGCTTGCCGGGTATGAGGTTCCTGCCGGAGTGCAGATTGAGATTGGCGGTTCGATGGAAGAACAACAGGAGTCGTTTGGGCAGCTGGGACTGCTGCTGATGATTGTCTCACTGCTGGTATACATTGTGCTGGCTTCTCAGTTTGAGTCGCTCACCTATCCCTTCATGATCATTCTGACGGTACCCTTCGCCTTCACAGGTTCGATCCTGTTGTTGGCTGTCACAGGAGAGCCGCTCGGCATCATGGGCTTCGTGGGGCTGATCATGCTCGTGGGTATGGTGGTGAAGAACGCCATCGTGCTGATCGACTACATCAACCTGAACCGGGAGAGGGGCATGTCAATCATCACCGCTGTGGTGCACGGGGGACGCTCCCGTCTGCGGCCGGTACTGATGACCACGCTTACCACCATCCTGGGGATGGTGCCGCTGGCAATCGGTACGGGGCAGGGATCGGAGATGTGGAAGTCGCTCGGTATCTCCATCATCGGGGGGATGACCTTCTCCACCATCATCACCCTGGTGCTGATTCCGGCACTCTACTCGATGATGGCCGGCTACGGCGTGCGCAGAAAACGCAGGAAGCATCGTGAGGTGCTGGTGAACAATGAAGTGAACGTATAA
- a CDS encoding efflux RND transporter periplasmic adaptor subunit: MKKYSLLQFTSLLALAMLASCGGKGTSEGTENEASLKKNVRVETVQVVPVDQISSFTASVEADQVNNIAPAMGGRIRRIMVDVGSTVRRGQAVAAMDAASFSQQETQVATLRRDFERYEELFAVGGISKQQLDQARTQLEVAETALNNLGENTTLVSPISGVVTARNYDPGDVAMQLPILTIESINPVKVVVNVSESFYSKVVKGMPVEVTVDALEGEIFQGKVSLVHPTLDPVAHTFTVEVTVPNSQQRLRPGMFARVKMNFGTNDRPLLSDRAVLKQVGSNDRYVFVEKEGIAHYTLVELGARIDDKYEILSGLNQGDRVIVEGNSGLIDGTEVAVIE; the protein is encoded by the coding sequence ATGAAAAAGTACAGCTTATTGCAATTTACATCTCTTCTGGCATTAGCAATGCTTGCCTCCTGCGGAGGAAAAGGAACTTCGGAAGGAACCGAAAACGAGGCATCCCTGAAGAAGAATGTGCGGGTGGAGACCGTACAGGTGGTGCCGGTTGATCAGATCTCATCTTTCACTGCATCGGTGGAAGCCGACCAGGTGAACAACATAGCGCCAGCCATGGGGGGACGTATCCGTCGGATCATGGTGGATGTGGGCTCCACGGTACGCCGCGGCCAGGCCGTTGCTGCGATGGATGCCGCCAGTTTCTCCCAGCAGGAGACACAGGTAGCCACCCTGCGGAGGGATTTTGAACGATATGAGGAGCTGTTCGCCGTGGGCGGCATCTCCAAGCAGCAGCTCGACCAGGCCCGTACACAGCTTGAGGTTGCTGAGACGGCATTGAACAACCTGGGTGAAAACACCACGCTGGTGAGTCCCATCAGTGGGGTGGTGACCGCCCGCAACTACGATCCGGGCGATGTAGCAATGCAGCTGCCCATCCTCACCATCGAGAGCATCAACCCGGTGAAGGTGGTAGTGAACGTCTCTGAGTCGTTTTACAGCAAGGTGGTGAAGGGGATGCCGGTGGAGGTGACCGTCGACGCACTCGAGGGGGAGATCTTCCAGGGCAAGGTGTCGCTGGTGCATCCCACGCTCGACCCGGTAGCACACACCTTCACTGTGGAGGTGACCGTCCCCAACAGCCAACAGCGTCTCCGTCCGGGCATGTTCGCCAGGGTGAAGATGAACTTCGGCACCAATGATCGTCCCCTGCTCTCTGACAGGGCCGTGTTGAAGCAGGTGGGTTCAAACGATCGGTATGTCTTCGTAGAAAAGGAGGGCATTGCGCACTACACCCTGGTGGAGCTGGGTGCCAGGATTGATGACAAGTATGAGATCCTCTCGGGCCTGAACCAGGGTGACCGGGTGATCGTGGAGGGCAACAGCGGCCTGATTGACGGTACCGAAGTAGCGGTGATCGAGTAA